From Acidobacteriota bacterium:
GCTGCAGCCGCACCCTGTCCGCCGCCTCCAGAAAGAAACGTTTCAGTGTGGCTTCCATTCCACCAATCAGCGCTACTACTATCTCGCCGTTTTGCGCCGTCTCGGCGGTTTCCACGAGGATGTAGTCGCCATTGCAGATGTGATCATCCACCATGGAATCACCTTTGACCCTCAGAACATAAATCTTTCCTTTGCGGCTGGCGAAATCACCCAGTGAAAAATTCTCTGGTTGCGATATCGCTTCGACCGGCTTGCCAGCAGCAATGTGGCCAAGCAGGGGGAACTCGAAATTCGGCAGGGGATGAAAGTGGATGGAGTCTGTGGGCATAGGGGCAGGTTGTGAATGCCCAATTCCCGACTGTTCCGTTTCGGAGTGTATGATTCCTTTCCCGTAAGGCACCGATCCGGGAATGGCAACCACTTCCACCGAGCGGCTTTGGTTGTACCGCCTGCGGATGAATCCTTTTTTCTCCAAGACCTGCAGGTGCTTGTGCACAGTCGCGAGCGAGGAAAGGTGGAGGCCAGCCGCCATCTCTTCGAAGCTCGGGGAATATCCGTGCCGGTTGATAAAATGAATGAGAAAATCCAAGACCTGTTTTTGCCGCCGCGTCAATGCCATCAAACTCCTCCTGCTGTGGCGTTAGGGACCACACAGGCTTCAGATTTAGGTATTATAGGCGAATAAAAGGCGAATCAACAAGAAGAAAATACAATTTTGTTTTTGCCGACGTGGGAAACCCGCCCCGGTTTCCCTGCTGGTGAACCCAACAGGAAATAAAGGGGTGGATTTTATTCATTCATTAATGAAGCTGCCAGCGGCGCCTCCGAAACCTCAACTAATATAGTTACTGACGAGTAAATTTGATGCCTCGGAGTCGCATTACTGTTGACAGTGCATCGCTCGCAAATGTATTCTGCCTGCGCCAAATTCAATAATCAGATGGCCGACTTGCCTATTTGGGAGGGGCTAGCAAGTCATCGTGAAGAACGCCGCATTTATCGCTGTACTATTTGTTTTTTTTCTCACGAACTGTGGGGGTGGTTCAAGCTCCCCGGTGTCGACAGCCCTTGCAACCCCTCAACCCTCCGTCATAATGGCACCTGGGACACAACAAACTATTGACGAGGGTCAGACTGTAAATTTCACGGCCAGCGTTTCGAACGATACCAGCGGCCAGGGAGTTGTCTGGAGCGTAGCCGGGAGCGGTTGCAGTGGGAACACTTGCGGAATATTAACCAACACATCCAAGGACTCCGCTACCTACAATGCACCTGCCAACATGTTCTCGGCGCTGAACGTGACAGTGAAGGCCAATTCGGTTGCGAAAAACACCGTTTCCGCATCAGACATGGTGACGGTGAATCCGCCGCCGGTTATTTCCACAACTTCATTGCCGGGCGGTATCGTGGGAGCTTCTTATAGCGCTCCATTGCAGGCAACCGGAGGAACAGGACCTCTTTCCTGGTCGATTACGTCCGGCGGTCTCCCTGCCGGCCTTTCTCTGAATCAGAGCACAGGTGCGATTTCCGGAATACCCACTGCTTCTGCCACATCGACCTTCACGGCGCGGGTCACAGATTCGGCGACTTCGCAGGTGTCGGCCAATCAGCAATACAGCATCCAAATTGCAAACCGTCTCATTATCGCAACAACTTTGCTGCCGAATGGATCCGTGAACGTGGCCTACAGCGCGACATTGCAGCAAAGCGGAGGAACGGGACCTTTTTCGTGGTCGATAACAGCCGGGAGTCTTCCTGCCGGTCTTTCTCTGAATGCGACGAGCGGCGTCATTTCTGGGACACCTACCGCTTCAGCGAAGTCGACCTTTGCTGTGAAGGTTGCTGATTCGTCAACGCAGACGGCCACCCAGCAGCTCAGCATCACCATCGAGCCGCCTTTGACGATCACGACGACGTCGCTGGCCGACGGAACGGTGAATGTGGCCTACAGTGCTACTGTTGAAACAGCCTATGCAACGCTGCCAGTGATCTGGAGCGTAAGTTCCGGCGCCTTACCAGCCGGGCTGGCTCTTAACCCCGGGAGTGGGAACATCTCCGGAACGCCCACGGTGGCCGAGACCGCAAAATTCACCGTGATGGCCACAGATTCAAGCACGCCCTCGCAGACGGCCACTCAGTCTCTTGGCATTACTGTTAACGGCTCGGGAACACATGACACTGAACTGAGCGGGCGTTACGCCTTCTTGTTGAGTGGTTACGACACACATGGAAACCGGGTTGGAGTCGCAGGGAGTTTTATGGCCAACGGCGCCGGTGGGATAACGGGAGGCGTGGAGGATGTGAATGACACGGGCGTGGCTCCACAAACTGGCTTGATTATCAATTCGGGGACTTATTCGTTGGGCATGGACAACCGCGGCATTATTACCTTTACAAACTCCGTCGGGTCCACATATACCATGGCCATCGCAATGGGAAATCTCGTAGGGGGCACTGCGGAAAGCGGTTCCGCTGTGGAGTTTGACTCGAGCGGCTTTCTCATGAGTGGCACTATTGAATTGCAGAACGGCGCCGCATTCCTGAAGGCAGTGGTGATTGGCGGCTACGCGTTTGGCTTTACCGGTTCTGACATGGCGGGGAGCCGCCTGGCTGTTGCAGGCCGATTCACAGCAGACGGCTCAGGCAGCATTACGGGCGGCGTGTTTGACGCTGATGATAGCGGCACTCCTACCGCAGGCGCTGTAATCGCAAGTACCAATATCTACACTGTGGATACAACGACGGGCCGATGCACCGCAACCCTCACTGGAATTTCGCCCGCGCCTGCCGATTACGTTTTTTACATTGTTTCAGCAGCTAAACTGTTGGCGCTCAGTATGGACACGGCTTCGAGTTCAGGCCTTGTCACGGGAGAGATCGCTGCACAAACGGGAGGGCCATACTCAAACAGCTCCCTCATGTCGACGGTAGCGATGGGTGTTGATACGGCTAGATCTAACGGCTCTGAGGTGGCCCTGGGAGTTATTACTTTTGACGGAAGTGGCAATGCCACCTTCTCCCTGGATGAGAACAACGCCGGTACACTGACAACCGTGGCGGGGAATGGGACCTACACGGCCCCCGATGCGGCGACTGGGCGTTTTACGTTGGCACTCTCCCCGGGTATGCCTTCCCTTGCCGGATACCTGATTTCCTCGAACCGGGCGTTTGTTCTCGGTGCGGACGGCGGCGTTACCGCGGGAAAGTTTGAAGTGCAATCTGCGGGGCCATTTACGAATTCTTCACTTAATTTCTCCGGGTTTCTTGGCGATCGGACGTTTGCAACGGCCCCGGTGCCCTCTCCTTCCGGAGTATATCCGGCGACGTTGAGCACTGGATCTGTCACATTTGACGGCATCGGAAAAATCTCGGTCACCCGTGATGAGAATATGCAGGGCATACTGCTTTCAGGCCAATCAAGTTCTACCACATACTCGGCGTCTTCAAACGGGAAGGTGGTGCTGAGTTCCGGATCGGTTGTCCTTTACATCGTGTCGCCGACGGAGTTTGTATCCATGAGCACAATTCCGAGCGACCCGAACCCGAAGCTTGGGTTCGGCAAACAGTAGCCTTCGGCAGGCCTTGATTGGGCCGGGCAGCTTTCCTCCGTGAAATAGCCGGGGTATGTGACGGTGGTTGTCACGGTTCCCCTCGTTCCGGTGCGTGAAGGGGTCCTCATGGGCCTTCCGGTTCGAGAGAAGAGTTTCAATATCCAGCTCGCGTCCGCCCGTCTGATTGGGCATGTGAACGGAAAGTGAGCCAGTCGGCTTGCACTTTGTCCCAGTCTTGAAT
This genomic window contains:
- the lexA gene encoding transcriptional repressor LexA — encoded protein: MALTRRQKQVLDFLIHFINRHGYSPSFEEMAAGLHLSSLATVHKHLQVLEKKGFIRRRYNQSRSVEVVAIPGSVPYGKGIIHSETEQSGIGHSQPAPMPTDSIHFHPLPNFEFPLLGHIAAGKPVEAISQPENFSLGDFASRKGKIYVLRVKGDSMVDDHICNGDYILVETAETAQNGEIVVALIGGMEATLKRFFLEAADRVRLQPANAQMDPIVVAAGDVKIQGRVIGVLRKY